actaacccaagtttttgtgaggaatttggtgaaatgatgtctagggaatttgagatgtccatgattggtgaattgagtttctttcttggacttcaaatcaagcaactcaaggaaggcacctttgtgtgtcaatcaaaatatgtgaaggatatcttgaagaaatttggaatggaagatgcaaaaccaatcaagactcctatggccacaaatgggcatctcgacctagatgagggaggtaacccggttgaccaaaagctttaccgttctatgattggtagtttgctttatttgaccgcatctaggcccgacatcatgtttagtgtttgcatgtgtgcacgatttcaagccgcacctagagaatgtcatttgaccgccgtcaagaggatcttgagatacttgaaatattctcctaatattggcttatggtatcccaagggtgctcattttgatttggttggattctcggattcggattatgtggggtgcaaggttgataggaagagcacttccggtggttgtcaatttcttggaagatctcttgtatcatggtcatcaaagaagcaaaattccgtggctctttcaaccgccgaagcggaatatatctcggccggaagttgttgtgcccaattattatggatgaagcaaactcttctagattatggtgtgaaatttgatgaaattctcttgttgtgtgataatgaaagtgccgtgaagattgcctctaatccggttcaacattcaagaaccaagcatattgatatccgccatcattttcttagagatcatgtgaacaagggtgatatcaagattgatggtattggcacggatgatcaattagccgatatctttaccaagcctttggatgaatctcggttttgcaagttgagaaatgagttaaatatcattgacttctcaaatgtggcttgaaaactagcacatgtggcatatggttctttcatgcacttcttgtttcatttttatgaatttttgaggtatttttgagccatttatgagttttcatgattctactcgatttatttttgaattcttgttgaaacttgctcatataagtcgtttgaaggttttcatgcaatatttgagatttttggatttttatatgagcaatgatcccaaattggagttggaattgagaaaattggcagaattcagacttgtcagatttttggtagcgcggacggtccgctggtattgggcggacagtccgccgttaattggacttgttcaccagaggctctgcagagaagttgtcAACCGCAGAAAttcattgcggacagtccgccaaaggaccgcggacggtccgcgcatGTTGGGCAGAGGAAGTTCAGTCAGTTGcagtgtaaaaatttcaaaggcggacggtccgccaaaggaccgcggacagtccgcgactggacagaattgtggggtcggccagacttgacttatattggatgtccccctcacctcccccaccaaaccgaacacatactccaaaagtgtctctctctttctctctcaagcacgtggggaagacgacaaggtcaagcccttttggagtggttcccggacggtccgagcacatccccggactcttctcaagatagtgcatcatgtcctcgcggtatttcaatgaatccctaactcttgttcttggatttctttattggaaagagttagggttaaatgctccgatctattttttagccatggattcttgaaaatacttgggggatcttattcctagtgatgaggagatgctatagtttaattttggttggtggatttgaatcaaaactcaaaatgtggatgaatcaaagatgagggcgattttgtgtttctgcgcagaacagatgggtcgcggacagtccgcctgaaggacgcggacggtccgccgtggtagttcataaactgcggacggtccgcgttcagaagtgcggacggtccgctagtatcagttttttcagatcagtgctgaattgagttatatcattaaggattcattctattgctttagtaattgttcttatggttaaatcttgatctcaggccaccccggaagatcatcaaggtagcttctaaaatcaagaaggctatgtcttccaaaagacaaagagacagtgatgactcggatgatgtggactatgctccaaatgtcagtgagatggctgcagcttcttcagtaggagatgcaggtgatgagtcttcagaggaagagactgaaggggttgatgatgatattacagatttaatggggctagatctacctagccgtcagtggactgcagagagctatgccaatgcaagagcagtggatcaattcagcttacctcgtgacaccaacattcttttcttcaaaaccgaggtacaaaaagatgtttactttggtcatctagttaagaaaaatgtattcaaacatcagaccattgacataggctacatgagacaacaacaagtcatgactgatctagtagatagatttcagcaaatggggttagctaattttctgcagcataggtgtgattggaatgaaactgtgatacgccagttctatgccaccctaGAGATCAATATGAttgaggaaacatttaggtggacaactggcaaaagaacctatggtgctacatttgcacagtttgctgaggcaaatgaattggattataatctcatcactagtgagcaaagtatgaatattgtgttagaaaaccctctagatgagaatgactatcccatgttctatgagcctgcacatcttggaattgctagaacttttgggggcactcagggtctgaggcatcatcctgcagtgatcaataagattgctagggtcacattcatgcctaagagtggcaacaaggacaagattagaggacactattggaatgtgatatctcatgtcatgaatggaaatagaatcaatgtcattgctcttatcatggatcagcttgcagacttgaggcttaacatggagatgaacttgtattttgctccatacattatgtccatcatcaaggttaagactagcttcagagggttatgtgaaagcaagcacactcctttcaggccattcaagaatgacaatgcttttctcttgaggcctttgactcccttccctggagatgatatggatgacgaagcacaggggcaagatgatagtgatgatgatgctcatatgggagcagctgcagctcagcatgccatgccaccaccgcatcctccagcacagcagcagtgggctcctccagctggctactttgatccatactttgcatccatgcaggagagcatgtcctctcagattgcggggttggctagtcagatgcagaatcagatgaacctcaactttcagaacatgcagcagcaaatGTTCCAGCctatgatggctcagatgcaggggtttcatgagagtttacactcagatatagcagctcttgactcacgttttgaggatttgccctcttctgagcagtttgagcagcttgagcagagacaggagcagctagagcagcgctttgatgctttcagcacagccttcacagggttttctgatcatttctactcagtgtttccagctccagtgccgcctccagagttctacccgcaccagccgttctacccaccgccacctcctccaccagccgtttgactttcttggcaattgatgccaaagggggagaagaagctttggagtgcttggatctagggggagctcatggacatctcatggagatcattcgcttttaagaagctttggagtgcttggatctagggggagctcatggacatctcatggagatcattcgctttTGGCTTCCGCTTGCTACTCATGCCTATTTGTGTCTTGCTTGATCTCTATttaagacttgtgtttggatttgaactttTGGGTTGtattgtgtgatgaactatgttgggttgtgctactcttatctatttatgttcatcttgtggttgtgaggttgtgctaaccatgtTAAAGTTCATAtcctatatatcttgtatcttgtatgcctcgatttccacttgtagggaaaactccgtcaaaagtttcaaatatatatatatatgtgcttggtattcatgaaaatttatatgcacatatcaagggggagttctctctattCTTCGAACTTGggaaatttattcataccatattctgaaatttttcaagaaaatgagtaagttcttccaaagttcaattccaagtccaccttatgcctagtgtataaagttgacttgaaaacttctatcactccaaaatttagtgttgtcatcaattaccaaaaagggggagattgaaagcatctaggcccctaattcgagttttggtaattaatgacaacggtttgtggattaacgatttcatttgagataatgagtataggttgatccacggatgaaagagattcggTTGTGtacgtatggaattttggagatgatgagcaaagctcgggctcaaggcaaaggtataaaatagggcctttgtattttaccggtcacaaggcgtttagtggttgaaaagtgaccggatttgttggatagttagccgtactatcaagaggggttatgaactcatgcttgacgggtctttagtgccattttgctcaaaatgtctagttgcatgcatgagggctaacggcgttttgaaaagttttgaaatagactaagttcgagagctcactgagtaacggcggacagtccgcacctgaggggcggacagtccgcgcccgtttccagagagcttgcagaggctctggtgggctggcggacagtccggcccagaggggcggacagtccgcgatcgttccagagagcttgcagaggctctggtaggctggcggacagtccggcccaggtgggcggacggtccgctactgtatttcatttttgtaccagaaagggtgtctctctggtgtgggcttcaaagttgaacggcggacagtccggccatggggcgcggacggtccgccggctaatttcaaatttgtaccagagacgttgtttctctggtttgggctgaaaagttaaactgcggacggtccgctcctgaggcgcggacggtccgcaggctaatctcaaaattgttccagagacgatgttagtctctggtgggttggaactcttaactgcggacggtccgccactggtgagcggacggtccgccagggcttaacggctagttctgacatgcattaaatgcactctgactcactggtttataacggcggacagtccggtttttgaaccgcggacggtccgcgacttcgcagaaaagagtgtaacggctagtttttggagggatgtctatatatacccaatgcccggccattgggtgactctcttggccatttggattgcattcttgacacattagagctaaggcatccctctctcacacacacttgcttagagattgcatttttaagagtgtgagagcttcctagtgcattgcatcaagagtttgagctttgtggcattagggaaacttcaagcaagagtcatcaacttgttactcttgggagttgccgctccctagacggcttggagaagtggatttcgtggagcacctccaaggagattgttgaggagccccgatttcggttgtgagaggtcttgtgctcacctcaccggagtggtgaagagcaactctagtggaatcgaggtgtggagcggttccttgattcaagccggctcaagatcaagaggttcttgatagaggagtggttgattcttggaatccacctcaacgtggattaggggtgaccggcaagtcatcgacaccacgggatatattcttgtgtcaagctcggttactactcttgctctcttttattcttgtctttactttgagcaatttactttactagagcttgatttgtgtcttgtcaccctaggttgcaaacccatctagagatagtaatagcatgacatagggctttcctttgttactaattaaatttctctagtgttattggttttagattttaaaccgcctattcaccccccctctagtcggtgttcttgatcctacaagtggtccTAGAGATCCCCTAGGAATTGAGGGCAGAGAAGGGAATTTGGAGGCCTCATCAGAATAGATGGCCTAGTAAAGGGTCTTCTGAAGTGTATTGTTTTACATTAGCCCTCTAAACTTATGATAGAGATTTGTTTAGAGTTTCTGCTAGAGTTTCTCTTATTAGATCATGGgcctgtttgtttccgcttaTAAGCTGATTCTAGATGCATATAAGCCAAAAGCCCACCCAAACGGCTCGATTAATTCTCGCTTCTATCGGTCGCCGCTTACCAGCGAATCGCCAAAACAACTGAAAGCTCGATTCCCCCAGACGCGTCCCAAACCTCGCGTACCTAGTAAGCGAGCGGATTTTCCTCGGCTGCCCCTCTCCCCGTCAGTCCTCTCCCCCGACGCCACTGGCGTGCGCCCCTTCCCCGCCGCGCTCCTCTCCCTGCGGCGCGTCTGCTCGAGCTCTGGCGCTCTGGaatcgcgccgcccctcctccttgACTCTGGATCTGCGCCGCCCCCAAGCAGAGCGGTGGCCCCTGCCCTCCCCGAGGTGGAGCAGTGCCGCTGGCCCTTTCGTCCACCCGACCAAGCAAGCAAGCTTCATCGATTCAAAAGCAATCAAGCGAGCATCGTCGATTCCACGTCCCTCCGGACCTACGAATGCTTGTCTGTAGGTGCCGTGTATAATTAGTACTCCGTTGCTTCCTATCTTGTTGCTTCTGTTCTAGACTTCTACAATTTCAGTGCTTGCATGTATCTTTCTTGTTGGCTTGTGCAAGCTTTTTTACTGTTGCTTTTGTGATTAATTCATGGAAATTTGGACTGTTTACTTTCTTATTCTAACGTGTGAATTATAATTCATGATCTAATTGTAATATAATTATGTAGTCAAGAtactaaaaaaatattagaATTATTGAATTCTACTTGTATTCAGTACAAAAATGAGATATTATCAGCCTCAGGGGCATTTTAGATTTTTTACCACTCAATTCAGAGAATCGGCACCAAATAATCAGGATTGTCAAACACCCAGCTTATCCAGACAGCTGGATTATCTCAGAATCTTGATTCTCAGAAAAGCGACATCCAAAaaagcggaaacaaacagggcccaTATGATGGGGAGAGCTGTCCATTCGAGTTTGAGTTCCCCACTTAGTATGGGTGTtcaatttttcttattttttttacagGAGCAAACAACATTATTCTTTCAATGATAGGTAACATGACAATCGATAGTTAGGCTTACGGGCTGACTACGTTAATCTTAAAAACTGCTACCACATTCTTTCAGAGATGCTTATAGAGGCAGCGTGAGCTTGTACTCTTATTTGAGTGTGAGTGGGTATATGTGGTCGTCAGCGTCTATGATGTATTTTCGTAAAAAAGATCAACCAACATGACATGAGGTCATAAAGTGGACCACAAAGTCAGTTTGAGGTGCCACTCAAACAAAACGGTTGCTAACAGTATTGTTTTGCATTTCTTCTATCCACTTTAAGTATAACCATGTTAAAATTAccataaccccccccccccccctctttcaATGGTGGATCACATCACCCCCTCAACTTCAAAACAGGGTTTCTCACCACTCACCTTTGCAAAACCAGACATTTAACCCCCAGGGTGGTTTTGCAGTCTGATTTTGGTATAGTGGCGcgattttgtcttttctttttttttcatttttgctGAATTTTTATAAAAGTTATAGTATAtcacaaaaaaattatgaaataggAAATTAGttttggactccacatgagaagATCTACATAGTGAACATATAACATGGCATGCTTCAGCAAAAAATTTTTTGTTGTAGCTTTAGATATATGCTCTTCTGCAATTAATCGGAATAATTCATAGATGCAGTTTCTATCGTCCAGttgtggtgaaatttttatggtgggtgAATTATTGTATTATTGAACTGTAttaaaaatttcatactcattgaaTTATATATAATTTAGTTATGGATTTATTATGTATAACTTAGTTATACTTTATCTATAACTAAGttatacatgatccaatgagtatgaaattaTTATTACAGTTCAAGCATACTATAATTAgcacaccataaaaatttcaccatgaTTGGACTATAGAAGCTGCATCTATGATTTATTCCAATTACTTACAGAAAAGCATAGATCTAAAGTTACAATTACTTACAGAAAAGCATAGATCTAAAGTTACATAAAAAAAGTTATACTAAAGCATAATATATTATATGTttactgtgtagatctactcatgtggagtccaacaaaattgaattttctattttatgattttttgtgatttactataatttttaaaGTTTTGGCGGACATtaataaaaaagaaagagataaaATCACACCACCATACTAAAACCGGGCAGCAAAACCACCTTTGGGGTTATATATCTGATTTTGCAAAAGGTTAGAAATCCGATTTTGTAGATTAGTGGGTGATGTGATCGATCATTGATACGTTGGGGGGCTTATATAGAATTTTTCCATTGAAATTTTCTCCACATTGAATAACAATGGTAAAATTACCATAGTCTATTATGAAACTGAGAAATTGTTCGGATAAACTGTGTTGATTCATGCACACAAATTGTTGCTGGGTTTGGTGCCTCCCGCGCTGGCGAGAGGCCGTGCAAAGGACCCAAACAAGGGTACTTTGGGAAAACTGGATCGAAAACGAACAATAGTGTGCCACGACAGGAATGATGTACCTTCTGTAAAGAATTACATTACATGCAACTTGTTCTTGACAAGTTGAGGTTATTTTTACACGACGCCATGGCATCATCAAACACATGGATCCATGATCGATGCACCCACCCCATCCATAACCTAATAAGCTACCAACTGATCTTCCTCACGCATATACATCCAACCACATGTACAGACACCAACCTGGACATGATTCACCTAATTCTGAATTCACAGGGCACATGCTGCAGTCGCATGCAAAGGTGACGCCGCCGTGCTCGCTTCCACCACGGCGGtggccggggcgccgccgccgccggccgccgaccgCTTCAGGAACTCGATGCAGTCGTCCACCGCCTCGCTCCGGTACGAGTCCGTGTACGCCACGGACGCCGCTGGGCTCACGCGCGCGGCCGCTCTGgaaggcgtcgccgtcgccgccgctgtcgccgtcCGCCGCAGGGTTCCCGGGGCGCCCTTGGCCGTCGTTGTCGCCGTTGACGCGGCCGACAACATCGCAAGCCGCAGCACGACGTCCCGGACGCGGTCCAGCATGGACACCTGCTGCGTGGCAGCGACTCCCCGGCGggatcgccggccgccgccgccgcgcagcctcGGGATGCAGGTGACCGTCGCCTCCTTCAGGTTGAGGTGCTCGGCCTGTAGGTTCATCTTGTTGGATAGATGGATCTCTCTCAAATCTGTGCTAGGCTGCTAGCTACCCTCTCTTGCTTTTCTTGggctcttcttgatgaacttgcCGCTCTGCCGGGTTTCATGGCCGAGCTTTATATATATGTACAAGGAAGAGAAGAGCCATTTGATTCTTGGCCTGTCAACACTGGATTttagcaagaaaaaaaaatatattacgATGCTACCCAACTTGCTGATTCACATGTTGCACGCAAAGCAAGGGCAGACCAGCAGTATGTTGCATATCTTTCAGTTGCATGATTGATTGTACAGACAATCAGGCTTGTTCGTACCTGCACCGTACTAAAAAAATTTCCATGTATTCCCTCGATATCCGGATGTCCCTTCTGTAGTGTAAACCATTGGGCACAGAATGTAACACATTTACACACACAGAGATGCCACTTCCCAGAGATGTAAAATGCATGCAACCAATTACAGAAAATGCAAGCCATAAATACATGAAGCAATTGGAGAAGAAGACCCCCAAATAAAGGGCTTCCTTCTGATGATAGTGATATATTACTGTCTAATACTAACTGGAACAGAAGTATAAAACATGAAACCATTTACGAAATAACTTCGCATAGAGACTATGGTTAGTAGGTGCCTTTCTAGAAGATTTGGTTGAGTCAACAGTCATCCAAAGGAAGATCAACACCCTACAAAATACTTATACACTAGTGTGTGTGCTCAATTTGTTAATTTTGAACTCAGGCTCAAGCTGTCTTATGCATGACCATGTGGTAGAAGATGCCAAATCAGTGAGACACAACAGCCCTATTTGGAGGATCGGATTCCTCACTTTCAGCAATTTGACCCCCAATTGTCAAGCCGACCACCCAATTAACTAGACCATCAAATAAATGTGGCTCTTTAATAATTTAAACATTAGCAGATAAGATGAGCTACATCTTCATCTGATTGTACGTGTTTAGCCCATTATACTAGCTGTTGGTTACAGATTAGATTCCCCAAATCTGAAAAAGCAGGGAAGATTCAGCAAGTAGAAAATTAAGTTATTCCAGAGAAAATTTTGTATTCATTAAAGAAGAGCCCTATGATCATTTTTGGCATCAAAATTTTGAGACCCATCCAATTTGCCACTTGTTATCATTTGGCAGAAAACTTTGCCCCCTAAAAATTAAGCACTTCAGTTTTCTGTTTATTTCAATAAATTAAACAAGGCACACATGATGTCGCTGGGCAGTGTGACAATGGGTCATTGTGTGGCCTGAAATGGAGATGGAAATGATTTATGGGGTCAAGAAGTAGAGAATAAAAGAACATATATTATTCAGATGAAGGGTAAATTTGCCATTTTTCACCCTACTAGATAATTAACCAAGAAatgacaaaagaaaaggaagcccCAAGATCATATAGTGATATAGAGAATGCAAGCGAAAGGTTTGAATTCAGTATCTTAGTGATAAGTACATAATTTTCTCTTTGCTAGATCTGTATGGTGCAAACGTAGTACGTTTTGGGCATGGTCTATGAGTTCTCGCATCATGTTTTTTTTAACATCCCGTAATTTTTACGAAATATTATATAGCAATAATGTGAATTTttaaaaactttttgtatgCAACTGCAAATACTTAGAACAATATAAGGTTGACCTCTTCCCCACCTCAGTTTTCCTAGTGAATTAAAAATAAGTCAAATATAAGGATAGTTTGTTAGTGTGCAAATATTTGGAGTTATTTGAAATCTTTTGAATCTACATTGTTTGAATGGCTTTGAATATATTTGCTTGAATTGCATGGCCTTTGATTTGAATCCAAACATTCAAATCAAAAGCAAAATGCTAACAAAAACCCCCAAACCGACCTTGGGCTCAACCCCTACCTAAACCGGCCCAGCTCAGCCACCCAACCTACCTGGCATGTGTGGCCCAACCTGCGCACCTGGCCCATCCCCGCGCAGCCCAACTCATCGTCGGCCCAACACTTGCCTCACCCTTCTTTCCGCCGCAGTCGCTTATGAGTGGGTCCCACTCGTCGGGGGCACATGTTCCCCTTTCTCCTTTCTCTTGCTCATCTCTCTGCTTTACGCCAAAGACCTTCTCCGCGCGCCCGCCTTTCACGCCGGCGCTACTCTGCCTCGCTCGCATCAATGCTGCCCCCCGCGGGCGCTTGTCCCCACTCCACGACACGGGCCCGCAACCACCCGCGCCTGCCCTGTCGGCCACGATGCCACGCCGTGCACCCGCCCGCTCACCAGCCATGTGGACGCGCGCCACACGTCTTGGCCCAAATGCCAAAATCTGGCATGCCATGGCCTCGTAAACCCTAGAGCGTCACCCATAAAGCCCCAATCGGCCACGGACCCTAGCCTCGGTGCTTTTCCTTTCTGCTGCCACCACAGAGGAATGGAGGAGGGGGAAGGAGTAAGGGAAGAaagggagggagaagaggagaaaaggaggaggaggtgcgctCAGAgccgaggaagaaggagagaagTAGCTGGAGCGCGaggaggccgccaccgccgctgccgaagCTTCATCATGCCGGCATTGATCGACGACAGAGACGTACCCGCGCGGCACTCCATGGTCACGACCTCGCCCGCGTCACCTCGCCGCGGCACCAAGCACCGCGCCTCTGAGCCCGACCGGTGAGATGCCATGTTCTGTCTGGAGCTCCCGTCCCCTATCTTTTTGTCCGGCCGCCGTGCCGAGGAACCTCCCGTAAAAGAGCCGTAGGAATCCCCGTACTACTCTTGTGCAGGAGGCCGCCGCCAAGCCGTCTCCTTTCCCactgccgcgtcgccgccgcgggcccggGACACCGGCGCCCCCCGCGTGCTCACGCCTCACATGCATCGTGGGTCTGGAACGCCCAGACTTCGCGCACGCGAGCCCCATTGCCTCGTGGCGACGCCGTCCCTCCGCCATCTCGTTACCACGACCACGCCGTGGGACTGGTAAGCCAGAACCCCCGCACGCGCAGCCGCGCACGCCCTCTcccggcctcgcctcgccgtgGTAGCTGTTCTGAAGCGCCATGGCTTCACCGGTGCCAGCGTCCTGACCGGCCAAGGCCATGCCTTTTTGGCATGTTCGCCCACGCGCGACCTTGACTACGCACCGTGTGGCTTCGTCGTCACCTCGACCATGCGCtgcaccgccgtggcgccaccgTCAGCTGCACCACCGCGCCTTGGACCTGGTGGACACGCGCATGGCAGCGACGTCGCATCGCGGCGCGGCCAGGCCATTCAGGCTTTTCGTCGAATAGCCTGATGTTGCTCCCTCACCAGACTGAAGCAGCACACGAAgaaccacacacacacacacgatcCACACCGGATCAGGGCTCTAGCCACATGGGATCCTGCACCCACTGACACCCGAGTCCCGCATGTCAGCATGGGTCGGCACTGTTGCCCCGCGGGTCTCCTCTGTCGGAGA
This sequence is a window from Panicum virgatum strain AP13 chromosome 7K, P.virgatum_v5, whole genome shotgun sequence. Protein-coding genes within it:
- the LOC120639623 gene encoding uncharacterized protein LOC120639623 produces the protein MNLQAEHLNLKEATVTCIPRLRGGGGRRSRRGVAATQQVSMLDRVRDVVLRLAMLSAASTATTTAKGAPGTLRRTATAAATATPSRAAARVSPAASVAYTDSYRSEAVDDCIEFLKRSAAGGGGAPATAVVEASTAASPLHATAACAL